TATGCGGGGGCGATTAACTACGCATTGAAATATGTCAGTGGCAAGTATCTTGCCGTTTTGAATATGGATTTACTTGTAGAGAAAAGCTGGTTGCAACCTCTGGTTAATTTTCTAGATGATAACCCTGATGTTGCAGCTGTTACTCCGCTTGTGGTGCTCATGGATAGAAACCTTGTAAATGCCGCCGGTCAGAATATTCACATAACAGGGCTAGGTTTTAACCGAGGTCTCGGGGAATCGATTGATGCATTCGGTGAAAAACCTTTTGCTGTATCTGGACTTCATGGCTGCGCATTTGTGACCCGCACGCAGCTCCTTAAAGATATTGGCGGTTTTGATGAGGCAGGTTTTCTTTACCATGAAGATGTTAATATGTCATGGTTTCTCCGATTGCTGGGCTTTGAACTTTATTGTGTGCCGGGTTCTGTTGTGTACCACGATTATTTTTTATCGATGTATCCTGCAAAGTTTTACTTGCTGGAGAGAAATAGGATTGCAATGTTGTTTACGTATCTAAAGTATTCAACCTTAATGCTGATTTTGCCATTTGTTATTTTAACTGAAATAATGTCTTGGGGATTTAGTTTTTTGCGAGGTGCGCCGTTTCTAAAGGCGAAAATAAAATCATATCTATGGGTTGTACGCCATAGGTTGTTGATTGGTAGAAGACGATCTTGGGCTCAACAAAAAAGAAAAGTTTCAGATTGGAAGGTATTGTCTTCGCTGAGGCTGCAATATGATTGGTCACAGTTTAAAGTGCTTGGTCGAGAGGGGGGCAAAGCATTGCGTGAACCAAAAGATGGATTGACAGTGAAATAGCTTTAGATTGACAGAGTTTTAGTTATTGCAGGTTTTTTGCAAGCTTGTGGCATCTTTCCTTCCAGCCAGGCGCATGGAGAAATTTACCTATAGTGGCTAACTCTTTTACTGCCTTGAGAAAATCAATAGCGTTTAGCTTTGAGCCGGGAACATCAGACCATTTTTTCAGTGGATGTTCAACTGCGGTGAGCTCAAGTGATGGTAAGTTGTAGTATCTGTTTAACAAAACAATTCTGGCAATAATT
This portion of the Desulfobulbaceae bacterium genome encodes:
- a CDS encoding glycosyltransferase family 2 protein — encoded protein: MTFEPKLSSQVSIVVVNYNGERNIDNCLESVLSGIECDAELLVVDNASQDSSCQKLTEIAEKNKRVRVVFSPKNLGYAGAINYALKYVSGKYLAVLNMDLLVEKSWLQPLVNFLDDNPDVAAVTPLVVLMDRNLVNAAGQNIHITGLGFNRGLGESIDAFGEKPFAVSGLHGCAFVTRTQLLKDIGGFDEAGFLYHEDVNMSWFLRLLGFELYCVPGSVVYHDYFLSMYPAKFYLLERNRIAMLFTYLKYSTLMLILPFVILTEIMSWGFSFLRGAPFLKAKIKSYLWVVRHRLLIGRRRSWAQQKRKVSDWKVLSSLRLQYDWSQFKVLGREGGKALREPKDGLTVK